TTCTGTTTGTTTACGTTTATTGATGCTTCTATTATTCTTTCTATATACTTCATGTAAATCGTTACGATTCTGTTTTGCTAATTAACCGCGATCGTGCTAGTTTACTTGCTGTGTTAACTCGAATATTAGTAAAAGTAAAATTGAGTTCCAAAACGTGGGTATGGtattcgattttgaaatcgatcCCTCGCGAATGACATTTAATCGGAATCAACCCTCGATTCATTCATCCATGACAGCTTAGCTGTCACTGAGTGTAACTATTGTTAGTTGCGACGCGTACTTATGGGACTGGCGCCTGGTGGAATCGCTTCGACTTACCTGACGTGAAATTATCTCTTGAAATGTTGTGGTAGGTATCGACGATTCCATAGAATTTCATTCGATTTTTCTAGGCTACGACTGCTACGTATATCGAGGCGATCGCCGATCGATTTTTCGTACCGTCGCCGTCGGCATAACTCATTTTTTTGTCAATCGAGGAGCTCAGCAGGGGGTTGCAGGCTCTGGGTCTCTGATCTGCATGATGATCAGCAGACTTCCAGTGATCAGCTAAGGCGTTTTTATCTAGAGGtcgatttatcatcaaatcgaTTTACCAGTTCAGTTGATTCTACGCATttcttgatttttcaaattgggaTTTAGCAAAATCAGTCTGTGcgtcttttttcaaatgattactcaaattgatttgataaatCAGGTAAATCACTCGTGATTTGGTTGATTTTTGGAGAGTCAAGATGCCGGAAAAGAATCAGTATTGAGTCGCCCAGCACTCCATAGAGGTTACAAATCCGCGTGAATTGATTCAACTGCAAATCAGCCACCATCAGGCGATGTGGATTTGTTAATCAAAAGCGATTTTCTTAGTTTAAAAAAGCTGTTTGTTCAGCATGTTTAGTTACCTATCATTGGTGGAAAGATTTTGTAATCGGATGTAGcttatgaaaatatccgatctaAAACTAAACCGTAGACAGGTTACTTGCTTAACTAAAGTCTGTTTCgacttgacttgagagcacatCACGTGGCCTAGCTCGGTCAGTTTTGGTggtggtacatacctgataaaagtcttattaggaccagagaGGACTGGCGTTTCAAAAGTTATCAAATCGAATCGAACACTGTATTCCACATGAGTATTCGGTATGTAGTGGGACAATTTTTTCTTCTAAGTCCAGCACTTGCAGTGCTCGATTGATAAAGTCGATCACAACGAGTTAACTGGGATAATGCCGGGTTGGCAAGATATTCGCCGCCCCCTGGCTTTATTAATAGAACAATGCTAAATTGGTAAGATATCCATAATTTCCTACAAGTTATTtcgaatgaattttttttcagctgAAGTTCTGTTCTACTATGCAAAGAAATCGCTCAGGAATTCGGATTCATCTTCAACGACGAATGATAGGATCTTGACAGAAGAGAACGGGAAACATTAGAAAGACTGCTGACAGACGGACGGCCGCTCGAGAGCTGACAAGAGCGTTTTTATCGTTCGTATTATTTTATTGTGATCTGACCGTCGTAGATATTACCGAAACTCGAAACGAAATTCGTTAAAATGATGCAACAAACGATACCGGTTTTATTTCGCGTTCGAATCGACACGCAACCGAACGAGGTCGTCTGCGTCGTCGGAGATTGCGACGAGTTGGGCAACTGGGATCCTCATTGCGCGGTCGAACTCGGTCGCGACCATCGCTCGCATCAAAGGTAGGCCGAATATTCTTTGTTTCGATAGATTGAATAAGATTTGTTATGACTATTTGAACGGACTCGAAAATCCAGCAACAAGTCACAGGACGAACGATATTGCATTTCATAGAAGACCGATTTATTCTGTTGTActggtaacaatgaacttttaattgtcgcgacgtcaactatccactggttgaCTCTAACCAACTTATAAGCAAATGACCCCTAGTTGTTATTCATAGCCTTTTAATGATCTCCTAGGCCCGGTttatatagactggtattacacATTTAActcgggggctaactcaattgaaaatgaatttagttagCCCGAGGTTAAAGGCAACGcgtagtctataaaaccggtcCCTGGTTTTATAGTCAATTCCTATTTTCGCCTCTTTATAGCCTAAAAGCACCCAGTAGGACTACCATTATTTAACACGGACGTCGAATATTATGCTGGCGTGTTGCCAAAGATGGAATAATGCTATTAACCTCTATGATCACCAGTAATCATTGATGAGATATCTGTCCTAGTTTAGCCATACATATATCTCCTAATACATTTTAGCTATTGCAATTAACTGAACCGTCCTTGTTTGTATTATGGGGGGAATAAATTCTAAAATGtaaccagggcccagtttcacgaaagaGTTaatctcaaatttttggtgtaattgccattggttacttcatgttttcaatgaggacaacaattcaaacttaaccgttttaggcttaaactttttcgtgaaactgggcccagggcccagtttcacaaaagagtttaactcaaatttttggtgtaattgccattggttacttcatgttttcaatgaggacaataattaaaaactaaaccgttttaggcttaaactttttcgtaaGACTGGGCCCTGGCATTTCTCTTGCACTTCTCAAAACTAACAAGCCAATAAATACTGTAGAACCAAAATTCATGTAAAGCATAAATCATGACCTTAATTAAAGACTTGTTTTTAGATACTCAATCAGGTTCGTCACTGGTTGGTTAGAGTGCACAGGTGAACAAACACCTTTGTAATAATGCAATTTCATTTGTCACTATAGCATTTATCCACCAGTTAACTTTAAGTGTAGCTTAATATGAGCAACTGGcctctgggcccagtttcacgaaagagttaaactcaaatttttggtgtaattgccattggttacttcgtGTTTTCAATgcggacaacaattcaaacttaaccgttttaggcttaaaatttttcctgaaactgggccctgatcCGGATTTTAATGAGTGTGAATTAAAGACGACCATTTGTTTATGTCGTTGTTTTTTTCAATCTCATTCAGCGAGATCTGGTCGCGAGAAATCCGCGTGAAATCGGCCGACATCAAGTATCGATACTTCACGTGTTTCCTCAAGCAACCGGATAACGAAGACGATAAACAGGTCGATGTTATGATTACGCGATGGGAGACGAATATTCGTCCTCGACGATTCCACGCATTTGGTGAgtgaatgaaataatacaGCGTGCCCACGCTTACCCATcccctccctcggcagggattcgaacctgatcgcatcgctagactcagccacggcacgaaaccctgtcGCACTAGACCAGGGGCCGGTCGCATAGTCATGGTTTAGACTaacaccagtctaagaccaacttagttctatagcctatttaacaacttaagacaagtcttaagatttaagatcgCTTTTGGACATAAGTCAcgacaactgtgcaactggccccaggtgtGCAGGTTTGCTTgcagcaccaatcagattgcgcGTTGTATAATTGCCGAGACGCTAAATAATTACTGGAAAAACCCAGGCTAGAATTAAACGGGATATCTAATTCTTTGCGGGTCAATGAAAACAATATGCACGTCAGGGAAATGGCCACCCTATAATAGTTATCGCAAAATCAAGGAGTCCTTgacatgaatttgatattatgTAACAAAATTGGTTGTGTTTTGAAGTTGAAATGTAGATAGCGTGACGACACTCGTGATTTATTTGCATGCGATATTTTTTCCGAAGTCTTGTGCAATTGAACAGAAGATTATCTAGAATTTTTGCGTGCAAGATTGATTTCTTGGAAATGTAAACATATACATACGTGGTGCTCATGACTATGATAAGAGATTAAGACTAAAGTGCTATATGGTGATGATCCTTTGataacatgaaaatgaaacttttttcgaattcaaaatattagaacAATACACAAATTTCGTTTCCCCTATTGATGATGGGATGGGGGAGAGGAcaatttatgaataaattctgtTGCTATCAGGATTCAGGAGCCCTATTTAGGGATTGATAAAGACCAGTTCGGTCTGCCTTCCTCTGAATCATTATTCAGAAACTTGTGCGTGCGTATTATCATTTACTGGTATCTTCGCCAAGTTTTGCTATGATTCTTCTGATGAGTACCTGTATCTATTCGTGTTTTACTTACTGTATCTGGTCGGTTGTTTTTTCAGGTATCGCCGGAAATTCATCTGACTACGAACAGGAAAGCGGAGCTGCTATATTTGGTCGTTATGGTAAGCGATTTTAGGAAGTTAAGCTTAGATAAGGAATTGAAAGTCAATTCGATGGCACCCAGTTGCTGAGTTGCTGGCTTATATTCTAATCTGAATTGTAAAATAgcgaaaataacaaaatctttgattattgatttttccTTAATCGAAAAAATCAATGCTTTGTTCCGGATGTTTCatgctgaaaaaaaaaaaattgaatcttCGAAAGTGTTTGGACATTTAAAATCTCTTGATTCGTATGTTCTGTGAACCTGGATTTTGAAgctagatttttctgaaaaaaaaaaaatagacgGACGGCAGAAGATCGGCAAAGGATGGTTGACCGGGCAAACTGAAATACAGCTGAGACTTTATAACAATCCGATCGTGATGTGGAAACAGAGTCGAAAACGTCAGCGTTATCAAGTGGCTTGTAAAACCATGGATCTGCGTTATACTGACGTGAGTAATAAGACCCTTCCGACTGACTATTGTTTTGTTACAGAGAAGACGAATCGTTATATCAGGTCGTAGGATCAAATGAGTCGATTCTTATAGAATGGTTTGTGAGAGGTATTTGgttgatatcaaattctgcCATGCACCTCGTCATGAAACCATATATTTGTGGTTAATCAGGAAACCATATACATATTGTTTATCTAGATTCAgcctttatattttgataatatctgATGGGCCTATGTGTTGCTATTTTTTTCTGCTGACAATTGTCGAAGTTCAAAAGACAGGTTTTTGTTAATTGCGCCGTTGAATCGCTGAGATTTGATCGGCAGCTTGAGTTGAGCCGTGATCATGGTGAACATGCTGTTTAGattgaaatttcaatgaaatttataaaTCGAATCACGATTCATGAGTGACTTTTTAAAAGTCAGTACAGCGATCAGTCGTGTACCAGTAATCACTTGTGCACGCTCTTAATATAGAATTCACTTATGTTCATACAGGATTAGGCTGCACCGATCATTGCACCAAGGCTACACTTGAATTAAGTTTGGTATTTTCAGCTTAACTCGCTGGCCCTAAATTCCATCGATGTCAAACTTGTTTAGCTACAATGCTACAGATATAGATAGCACTTTTAACGTGAACAGACTTTTCATTTCGAACTGCAAATTGAAAACGAATTAAAATCAGCTGATTATTTGCGATATGGCCTCAGCTCCGCGCCGAAATTAGACGATCTTATCGATCGGTAGTTCTTATACGCACAGCTTTATCTTCGTGATACTTGAACAGAACAATACGAGATATCAATGATAATCGGTGCATTGTGTCAGAAAGCACGGTGCACTTATTCCTGTTAATTCCAGTCGCCAAAAATGTACAGGTCTTATCTAATTACGCTAGATAAACTTTAGACATGTACagatcaaatatatacatcgtttatttcattgtttactGTCAAAAAAGCCAATCGGCCAGTGTACAGACAGCCTCATAGTATAGATATTTAGTTTCCTTTGTGATGTAGGTGCTTTAAGTACGTGCCTCCCTGAAATTGTACTTTATGAGTGTACCACTGTAAAATCAAACCTATTTAATATCTCAtctaattttagaattttctatgaaataagtttttctcGTGTTGAAATTTTTTGCACATCCTGAATGTATTGTGTGGTATGGATGGCAGCATCATGGCTATAGATTGAGACTCCTCGGTCGAATGAGGAACAAATTGATGTTTCACTTGTGTTGATGTAATTTTGATCCTGCAATAATGCATTGTTTGTATTGTATATAGAGGCTTTTTGGTGTGTCATCTGGTTGATACCTGACAACATTTCTCAAGTCAAGTAATTTTGATGCGTTGTTTGTATTGTATATAGACGCTTTTTGGGTGTGCCGCCTAGCGCCTCTAAAAACGCTGTTTTCCAGCGACATTTCCTTGAAGATGACCTCATAAATGAGGAACGGGgtcgaaatttaaaaaagtgtCTTGACAAAATCTAGCCATTGGCCATAGCCTAGatacatttcaaaatgcaATGGGAGCTAAAACACAATTTCGGAGTTTGTGCTTGAGTCCGAGAATCGTTGTCGCCTAATGGCTTTTCATTGCCTTATATGTACTTATTGGATTCCAGGTATCTATGGAACTGGATGATGAAGACAGTCATGATCAGATACTATCTCCACGAACCGAGCAAAATGTTCAAATCTCTGTAAGTTTCATCAATTTTAGATCACAATGCCGTCATCACTGGGGGCAGCATTTGTTTATTCCTTCATCGAACGCTTTTTTTTCGTCGTTTAGGTCCTGAATTCAGATTTCAACGAGGATCTAGTGACTCCGAGAACGGCTCCGCAATTCGGTACTTTGTACAACGAAGGAGATTTCTTCATATTCAAGGCTCAATCGTTTGAACCGGATAATATGGTTAGTATTATTAAATCCCGAGTCTTGTTTTTTGCGAGGAGGTTAGGCGTGAATTATCGGTTTTTCGTgggaaatcaaaacaaataaagCCCAAAGCTGACTGTTATAACACTTTAATCAAGATTTTCCTTGAAATTCAGGGATTTACGTTTAACTTCTATGAAGAAAGCGCCGAAGGCTCGACCGATCCTCCGAGGCATGTCGGATACGCTTACGTTCTTCCCATTAATATGAAAGACACTCAAAACATTCGCTCGATACCGATTCACGGAGTCAGACATAAACCTATCGGACAGTTAACTGGtatgtaaaaagaaaaaagcttTAAAACCAATTTGCGACTGTGAAAGCAATGCATTTGTGACAACTGAATGCAGAGGGGCATCATAATACATTAGTCTCTGCCTTACTAACAGGGGTGGCCACTGGAATTCAGGGAAAAGTCTGGGAATTTTCTTTAGAATAGTCGGGGAACTTAGTAAAAAAGCttaaagtcagggaaatttgttgagacaaAGTTTCTGTTTATGTCctatgtatttgactgtgttgaTTGATCGGAATCTTAGCAGATTTAgcgtcagggaaaacaacctACATGTCAGGGAAAAGTCGGAGAAAAAGCAAGTCAGATAAAAGTGGCCACAAACAAAAGTTTCCTGAGTGGGATATTGAAAAAGCGtgattttgtatttcattacTTTTTCTAGTCGACTATCTCAAAATCAAACCGCTAAAAGATGTAGATCTGAGAAACGATATGAGCGTAACTTACGCTAAACACTGGAAACAACGGCCGTCATTGGAGGTCGGACACAGAGGAATGGGAAGTTCGTACAGTAAAGAGTAAGTTTCGCAATCGATTTTATCCGCCGTTTGTATCAGATCGAAAATTCGTGGGCGTTATTCTAAATTAAGAACAAAAATCAGAAATCTTTTCACTGTTACTTGAATAGTGATCAAATTAGAAATCGAAATAATGATAGAGTTTCTGTCGAAATGCAGAAACTCTTATTTAGGGGAAAATTCTTGCAGGATTActaatataattgatatggTTTTATAGCAAGTGGTGTGggcgagtggttagagcgtttgactctgggaagccaagttgtgggttcgaaccccgtacattacccagacacttatcctcaatGCCTCTAGTCACcgaggagtaaatgggtacctggtccGATAAGAGTGCCTAAcagctgctcggatgttacttctccccgaggagagatgactgataaatgGTTAGAGTTATAGGCCGGGGATAATGATACCAATTTCACAGTGGAAAGGGTGctatagaaattgaattactattattattacattgCAAACTGTGCTTCACATCAAATACTCATAATAAGATAGCTGTGGAATTATTCGCGTTAAGCTTTTAAGCTTATTCGAACATTTCAACACGTAAATGTTCATTCCATTTTTGGCGGCAGATGTTGCGCGCGGTACGTTTTCTAACGTAAAAGATTTTTATTCTCAACAGCTCTTTTCATAATTGCTTTCGCTTGTTATCGAACCGGCTGCTGCGTATGActcaatgaaattgaatattgCGACTTGAATAAGCATGCCAATGcattgatatttgaatgaaatgatttgaatttttgaacgaTGAAAGGATAGGCAAGTATCATGAAACTAAAGGCCTGTATCATTATTCTTGTATCGTTAGAATCTCTTGATAAAGAATGTCTACTGTCTCAATTGATGCAAGATATAGAGTTTCGACATTTTTGTGTGGGTACCATCAAATTGTGCTTCGTAAACATCCCGGCTAGACTACAGTGAAAGTATTGCTGTAATTACTACTgctgtgttttttttttgagaGAAGGGGTCTCGTAAGGAGCGCCCCCTGTTTATCATCAACCATGCGTTATTATTGTTGTCTTGCAGATGTGCAGCAGTCACTGAAAATACGGTAGCGTCACTGAATGCGGCTGGTGGCCACGTAGGTGCCTCGTAAAAAAAACTTCACAGACGCATTCAAATTAACGCTTTTTAAGCGGACAGTTTGGATGCGTTCGACGCGGTCTGTTATCTTAACATTATCTGGTTACTACTGGGGtccctgttccacagttgcgaattaagatttgactcaaagttaactcattgaaaatgaactaatttaattcaaactctaactcacaactgtgcaactggatctGGATTACGCTTGGCTACGGTTATGGTTGATCACCAAAAAACGATCATAACAGATATCTGATTTGCTTATGATATAATCGTAATATATGCGAGTGAGATCTGCACCTCAGTAGTCTCGAGCCAATTGGTTCAAATTCAGTGGCTGGGTTTGGATTATTGATGTGTTGTTGATTTCGAAAGTAACCCAGTTGTAAGACAGTTGTCTATAGAATTCTAATTTGTGATGATAGATTACATTATCATCGAAGTttcagtagactccgcttgcCTCCAATCTTGTCAAACGAATAAATTTCTCCTAGACAAGCGAATTCTGGAGCAGGTGCAGCGACAATGAGTCATCGTCCTATAAGTCGGGGTAGGAAAACTTTTGATAGAATTTTCGCGGGTATTTTCGCTTCTGTGGCTAGTGGACTAGTCTACTGTGCTCAGGTGATATCGAGAACCAGATAATGTTAATTCAGATCATTGTTATAAGTAAGATAATTAAGGCTAATGGTTATTCTGAACTTCTATGATTTAACTGTGAATGTTCTGCCCGTCTTTTGTCCAGAACTACAAAATACCTGAAGGGATTGCCAATTGCCGATTGCTAGTTGTTGATGTCAAATGCCTGCTGTTTGCCTATTGCCAGTTGCATCGGGCCATTCTGCACATACCTAGATATACCAGTCATATGATCCAAAATTGATTCTAGTccaattgaaaataatgatagcCTAAAAATAAACCTTGGCTTATCAGGTCTAACTACTCCCATTATCAATACTTTCTAAAAAGTTTAGGTTTAGGAACATCAACAAAGAGGGCTTTCTGTGTCTTTCAAAATCCATCAGTACCATCAAAATCCATCAGAGAAAGAGGGCCAGAAATATATGCATCGACAACTAGCAATCGGTATGCCCCTTCAGTTATTCCGTACAGCATAGCAGTTTTAATTAATTCCTCACCTCTCCGGAGctatttgttttgattgaagAACAGCGACATCTATCGGATATCTGGCAAATGAAATAACACGAACGGTGAAGACGTACAAAATGGACAGtgaaaaaaactgaaatgcTTGGATTCAAATACAGGCTGAAAACCTTAGATGGTTGACAACACCTGTGAATTACCGGGTATCTAGGAAGCTATCAAATTGTTCGTCCGAGATTCCGATTTGAAAActcgaaaaatcaaaaattgataTGGTTTCCTTGCGTTGAAATGCTTGAATAATCAATTGTGTGGTTAACCATTGCGATAACAATGCTTTGAACGACATCGATGCGTCGCATTAGGAATTCAATTTCGAATCTCTATTTTCACATGACTCACCTCCTCCACCACCTCCCACTCTCTCGGATAAAGTTCACCATCCCCACCGTTTCTTTGTTTCAGTGTTTTCTTATTCCGTACACGGTCTTTCACATTATCTTCGTATGTTTATTTACAGGGCGCGGATTACGTTGAATTCGATGTGCAGCTCAGCGCCGATTTCCATCCCGTTATTTATCACGATTTTGAAGTGTGTTTGACGCTCAGAGGAAAGGTACGTACGTCTCGTTGAAATCCCTTCAGGTGATGACAATCATTTTGACTTCGTTTATTAGGTGCAAATCGCTTCAGAAAACAATATATTCCCCCATCAAGTAGTGgtacattgtaaaaaaaaaaaccaacaaaCTACTGTAGACttcgctcaagtcggatcttttggcACCGTAAAAATGTGTGGAGTAGgatgttatgtatttcatatgtAGTTtcgcaaaaatatttcaacaaacatctgagttgaacggttatccGAGTCGATCGGATCCGACTtgggcggagtctactgtactcgCTGGACTGCTCGACCACTTGTtaattagaatttttttttcatcaaatcttcGCTGTTGCTTCGTTTGTTGCATGTGCATGAAAGCAGTACCTCTTCACAGTGCATCATGTTTTATACGTTCTCTGTTTTCTATTTGCCGCAGAAAAAGAAAGACGAACTTCAATTGTTTAAACTTCCCGTGAAGTCGTTGACTTTAGATCAGCTTCATCAGTTGCAAGTGAACCATGTTACCGCTTTAGATAAGGAAAATGGTGAGTACGCGAACACAAAATTCAGTCGTGTCTTCCCTTGAAGACCCTCTAGTCATGTCTACCCTTGAGTGAAACCAGAAAGTATAACCAATTCCGTATTTTAGCGACAAAAATTGgttgcgttttttttttacattcgCACTAGCGGTCTGTCAATCTGTCAAAACTAAATCGGTGTTTATGCCTTGTTCAGTAACTACTGGACTAGTTTAGTTTTGTACCGTCGTTAAAATTGAAGCGCTGAACCGCTTGTGTTTGATATCATCGATTGATAAGATTCCTCATTTCAGATTACGATGATCATCAAATCTTGCAACGACAAATCATCCCGAAAGTCTATTTTAGGcttattatttttcagatttgcATAAAGAGGACGAAGATCCGCTGGAGCACCAACCATTCCCGACGCTGCAGACGTGTTTGGAACAG
This Tubulanus polymorphus chromosome 7, tnTubPoly1.2, whole genome shotgun sequence DNA region includes the following protein-coding sequences:
- the LOC141909386 gene encoding glycerophosphocholine phosphodiesterase GPCPD1-like isoform X2, with the translated sequence MMQQTIPVLFRVRIDTQPNEVVCVVGDCDELGNWDPHCAVELGRDHRSHQSEIWSREIRVKSADIKYRYFTCFLKQPDNEDDKQVDVMITRWETNIRPRRFHAFGIAGNSSDYEQESGAAIFGRYDGRQKIGKGWLTGQTEIQLRLYNNPIVMWKQSRKRQRYQVACKTMDLRYTDVSMELDDEDSHDQILSPRTEQNVQISVLNSDFNEDLVTPRTAPQFGTLYNEGDFFIFKAQSFEPDNMGFTFNFYEESAEGSTDPPRHVGYAYVLPINMKDTQNIRSIPIHGVRHKPIGQLTVDYLKIKPLKDVDLRNDMSVTYAKHWKQRPSLEVGHRGMGSSYSKECAAVTENTVASLNAAGGHGADYVEFDVQLSADFHPVIYHDFEVCLTLRGKKKKDELQLFKLPVKSLTLDQLHQLQVNHVTALDKENDLHKEDEDPLEHQPFPTLQTCLEQIDPHTGFNVEIKYPMALVDGTHEQSPFFDQNLYVDIILTTLLRYAGNRRIIFSCFEPDICAMLRLKQNRYPVQILTNGWRKRVDLRTSSPLMAAQTALVYDCLGINVNSEVLLNRLHMIQRIKDLGLVLFIWGDELNDPAVIKMFKNEGADGVIYDRISEFKTSDNIFKMEHEAKLQLLAQMGVLTNGSSTSAETVVNSRKLTHSQSEELSFVRTSTLY
- the LOC141909386 gene encoding glycerophosphocholine phosphodiesterase GPCPD1-like isoform X1; translated protein: MMQQTIPVLFRVRIDTQPNEVVCVVGDCDELGNWDPHCAVELGRDHRSHQSEIWSREIRVKSADIKYRYFTCFLKQPDNEDDKQVDVMITRWETNIRPRRFHAFGIAGNSSDYEQESGAAIFGRYDGRQKIGKGWLTGQTEIQLRLYNNPIVMWKQSRKRQRYQVACKTMDLRYTDVSMELDDEDSHDQILSPRTEQNVQISVLNSDFNEDLVTPRTAPQFGTLYNEGDFFIFKAQSFEPDNMGFTFNFYEESAEGSTDPPRHVGYAYVLPINMKDTQNIRSIPIHGVRHKPIGQLTVDYLKIKPLKDVDLRNDMSVTYAKHWKQRPSLEVGHRGMGSSYSKECAAVTENTVASLNAAGGHGADYVEFDVQLSADFHPVIYHDFEVCLTLRGKKKKDELQLFKLPVKSLTLDQLHQLQVNHVTALDKENDLHKEDEDPLEHQPFPTLQTCLEQIDPHTGFNVEIKYPMALVDGTHEQSPFFDQNLYVDIILTTLLRYAGNRRIIFSCFEPDICAMLRLKQNKYPVQFLTSGQTNKWTFYQCLLTRSVEYAASYSLSQDFMGINVNSEVLLNRLHMIQRIKDLGLVLFIWGDELNDPAVIKMFKNEGADGVIYDRISEFKTSDNIFKMEHEAKLQLLAQMGVLTNGSSTSAETVVNSRKLTHSQSEELSFVRTSTLY
- the LOC141909386 gene encoding glycerophosphocholine phosphodiesterase GPCPD1-like isoform X3; translation: MMQQTIPVLFRVRIDTQPNEVVCVVGDCDELGNWDPHCAVELGRDHRSHQSEIWSREIRVKSADIKYRYFTCFLKQPDNEDDKQVDVMITRWETNIRPRRFHAFGIAGNSSDYEQESGAAIFGRYDGRQKIGKGWLTGQTEIQLRLYNNPIVMWKQSRKRQRYQVACKTMDLRYTDVSMELDDEDSHDQILSPRTEQNVQISVLNSDFNEDLVTPRTAPQFGTLYNEGDFFIFKAQSFEPDNMGFTFNFYEESAEGSTDPPRHVGYAYVLPINMKDTQNIRSIPIHGVRHKPIGQLTVDYLKIKPLKDVDLRNDMSVTYAKHWKQRPSLEVGHRGMGSSYSKECAAVTENTVASLNAAGGHGADYVEFDVQLSADFHPVIYHDFEVCLTLRGKKKKDELQLFKLPVKSLTLDQLHQLQVNHVTALDKENDLHKEDEDPLEHQPFPTLQTCLEQIDPHTGFNVEIKYPMALVDGTHEQSPFFDQNLYVDIILTTLLRYAGNRRIIFSCFEPDICAMLRLKQNRYPVQILTNGWRKRVDLRTSSPLMAAQTALVYDCLQS